A DNA window from Micromonospora sp. NBC_01739 contains the following coding sequences:
- a CDS encoding DUF3566 domain-containing protein, with product MTETQAKSGNAGTSANPVDEEAAQNGTPATGRAAVGRATVPADAPAPKFTRAPGMAPPPDKPGEDQAAEAGADEKSGGEPAAAAGSAGAAGKPSVTQPIATRAAGQPASAGTTGVLPTTGTGMTGSQPRVTGLAPKPDSSRPLSTGRPANGGGLPPGVGTAAVGAARVGEAVRAARSSVSSAASRGPRRARLNLKRIDPWSVMKFAFAVSVVLFIVIVVATSVLYLALDAMGVFSSVNDSLSDLVNAGGGQGTNGFQITAKGVIFSSMLIGAVNVVLFTALATLGAFVYNVCADLVGGIELTLAERD from the coding sequence ATGACGGAGACACAGGCGAAGTCGGGGAACGCGGGGACCTCGGCCAACCCGGTCGACGAGGAGGCCGCGCAGAACGGCACGCCAGCGACCGGCCGTGCGGCCGTAGGCCGGGCCACCGTTCCCGCCGACGCGCCTGCCCCGAAGTTCACTCGGGCTCCCGGTATGGCCCCGCCGCCTGACAAGCCCGGTGAGGATCAGGCGGCCGAGGCGGGGGCGGACGAGAAGTCGGGCGGCGAACCTGCCGCTGCGGCGGGGTCCGCCGGCGCCGCGGGTAAGCCCTCGGTCACCCAGCCGATCGCCACCCGGGCCGCCGGCCAGCCCGCCTCGGCGGGCACCACGGGTGTGTTGCCGACGACCGGTACGGGCATGACCGGCAGCCAGCCGCGGGTGACCGGGCTGGCCCCGAAACCGGACTCCTCCCGGCCGCTGAGCACCGGTCGTCCGGCCAACGGGGGCGGACTGCCCCCGGGGGTCGGCACGGCCGCCGTGGGAGCGGCGCGGGTGGGTGAGGCGGTACGCGCCGCCCGTTCCTCGGTGAGTTCGGCCGCCTCGCGTGGACCCCGCCGGGCCCGGCTGAACCTCAAGCGGATCGACCCCTGGTCCGTGATGAAGTTCGCCTTCGCCGTGTCGGTGGTGCTGTTCATCGTGATCGTCGTCGCGACCTCGGTGCTGTACCTGGCCTTGGATGCGATGGGCGTGTTCTCCAGCGTGAACGACAGCCTGAGCGATCTGGTCAACGCCGGTGGCGGTCAGGGCACCAACGGCTTCCAGATCACCGCCAAGGGCGTGATCTTCAGCTCGATGTTGATCGGGGCGGTCAACGTCGTGCTGTTCACGGCCCTGGCGACCCTCGGTGCCTTCGTCTACAACGTCTGCGCCGACCTGGTGGGCGGCATCGAGCTGACCCTCGCCGAGCGCGACTGA
- the gyrB gene encoding DNA topoisomerase (ATP-hydrolyzing) subunit B encodes MAAQENQQYGAESITVLEGLEAVRKRPGMYIGSTGERGLHHLVWEVVDNAVDEAMAGYCDTIDVVLLADGGVRVTDNGRGFPVDLHPKLKKPGVEVALTVLHAGGKFDGKAYAVSGGLHGVGVSVVNALSTKMAVEIHKDGFVWRQQYDHSKPSTLEKGEPTDRTGSAVSFWPDPDVFETVDFDFQTIYRRLQEMAFLTRGLTIHLLDERVAEDEDGKPREVTFKYDGGIADFVRHLNASKTPIHKTVIEFGSEEEGMSLEIAMQWNESYGESVYTFANNINTHEGGTHEEGFRAALTSVVNRYGADKKLLKGDEKLSGEDIREGLAAIISVKLTNPQFEGQTKTKLGNTPVKSFVQRVCNDRLVDWLDRNPAEAKIIITKASQAARARIAAQQARKLARRKSLLESGSMPGKLADCQSTDPRESEVFIVEGDSAGGSAKQGRDPRTQAILPIRGKILNVEKARIDRVLKNNEVQALITALGTGIHDDFDMEKLRYHKVVLMADADVDGQHIQTLLLTLLFRFMRPLVEMGHVYLAAPPLYKIKWNKKGDDAQYAYSDRERDGLIALRQQKKPNAKPDDIQRFKGLGEMNYPELWETTMNPATRTLRRVTLDDAATADELFSVLMGEDVEARRSFIQRNAKDVRFLDI; translated from the coding sequence GTGGCAGCGCAGGAAAATCAGCAGTACGGGGCCGAGTCGATCACCGTCCTCGAAGGGCTGGAGGCGGTCCGCAAGCGGCCCGGTATGTACATCGGCTCGACCGGCGAACGCGGTCTGCACCACCTGGTGTGGGAGGTCGTCGACAACGCGGTCGACGAGGCGATGGCCGGATACTGCGACACCATCGACGTCGTGCTGCTCGCCGACGGCGGGGTCCGGGTCACCGACAACGGCCGGGGCTTCCCGGTCGACCTGCACCCCAAGCTGAAGAAGCCCGGAGTCGAGGTCGCGTTGACCGTGCTGCACGCCGGCGGCAAGTTCGACGGCAAGGCGTACGCCGTCTCCGGCGGCCTGCACGGCGTCGGCGTCTCCGTGGTGAACGCGCTCTCCACCAAGATGGCCGTCGAGATCCACAAGGACGGCTTCGTCTGGCGGCAGCAGTACGACCACTCCAAGCCCAGCACCCTGGAGAAGGGTGAGCCCACCGACCGCACCGGCTCGGCGGTCTCCTTCTGGCCCGACCCGGACGTCTTCGAGACGGTCGACTTCGACTTCCAGACCATCTACCGGCGCCTTCAGGAGATGGCCTTCCTCACCCGCGGCCTCACCATCCACCTGCTCGACGAGCGGGTCGCCGAGGACGAGGACGGCAAGCCGCGCGAGGTCACCTTCAAGTACGACGGCGGCATCGCCGACTTCGTCCGCCACCTCAACGCCTCGAAGACCCCGATCCACAAGACCGTGATCGAGTTCGGTTCCGAGGAAGAGGGCATGTCCCTCGAGATCGCCATGCAGTGGAACGAGTCGTACGGCGAGTCGGTCTACACCTTCGCCAACAACATCAACACCCACGAGGGCGGCACCCACGAGGAAGGCTTCCGGGCCGCGCTGACCAGCGTGGTCAACCGGTACGGCGCCGACAAGAAGCTGCTCAAGGGCGATGAGAAGCTCTCCGGTGAGGACATCCGCGAGGGCTTGGCCGCGATCATCTCGGTCAAGCTGACCAACCCGCAGTTCGAGGGTCAGACCAAGACCAAACTCGGCAACACCCCGGTCAAGAGCTTCGTCCAGCGGGTCTGCAACGACCGGCTGGTCGACTGGCTGGACCGCAACCCCGCCGAAGCGAAGATCATCATCACCAAGGCCTCCCAGGCCGCCCGCGCCCGCATCGCCGCCCAGCAGGCCCGCAAGCTGGCCCGCCGCAAGTCGCTGCTGGAATCCGGCTCGATGCCCGGCAAGCTGGCCGACTGCCAGTCCACCGACCCGCGCGAATCCGAGGTCTTCATCGTCGAGGGCGACTCGGCCGGCGGCTCGGCCAAGCAGGGTCGCGACCCGCGTACCCAGGCGATCCTGCCGATCCGCGGCAAGATCCTCAACGTGGAGAAGGCCCGGATCGACCGGGTGCTGAAGAACAACGAGGTCCAGGCGCTGATCACCGCCCTGGGCACCGGCATCCACGACGACTTCGACATGGAGAAGCTGCGCTACCACAAGGTGGTGCTGATGGCCGACGCCGACGTCGACGGCCAGCACATCCAGACCCTGCTGCTGACCCTGCTGTTCCGGTTCATGCGGCCGCTCGTCGAAATGGGCCACGTCTACCTGGCCGCCCCGCCGCTCTACAAGATCAAGTGGAACAAGAAGGGTGACGACGCCCAGTACGCCTACTCCGACCGGGAGCGCGACGGGCTGATCGCACTGCGCCAGCAGAAGAAGCCGAACGCCAAGCCGGACGACATCCAGCGGTTCAAGGGCCTCGGTGAGATGAACTACCCGGAGCTGTGGGAGACCACGATGAACCCGGCCACCCGTACCCTGCGCCGGGTCACCCTGGACGACGCGGCGACCGCCGACGAGTTGTTCAGTGTGCTGATGGGTGAGGACGTCGAGGCGCGCCGCTCATTTATCCAGCGCAACGCCAAGGACGTCCGCTTCCTGGACATCTGA
- a CDS encoding MerR family transcriptional regulator — MRVGELARRTGTTIRALRYYESVGLVVPRRLGNGYREYDPIAVRLVAQIRELMALGLSVEETRPFVESIAAGADEDDVCAAALATYRGTVTALQERIGKLTAQRDALNARLDAAASLLVPARSPTGTDPHDLIGRPLPALHFYATDGRPVDLAALGPGRSVIFIYPLTGRPGLDLPNSLLEVTGALRDTEQPTWFRDHHAELRTAGADRVYGLSAQSTGYQRELVHRLRLPYPLIPDPRLTLAAALGLPTFTAGDMTLYERLTLIVADDLIEHVFHPIRYPAAHALDVMRWLTKKRVNRARRTERPRP; from the coding sequence GTGCGGGTGGGTGAGCTGGCGCGCCGAACCGGAACGACCATCCGAGCCCTGCGGTACTACGAGTCCGTCGGGCTGGTCGTCCCCCGCCGTCTCGGCAACGGCTACCGCGAGTACGACCCCATCGCGGTCCGGCTGGTAGCCCAGATCCGGGAACTCATGGCCCTCGGACTCAGCGTCGAGGAGACCCGACCCTTCGTCGAATCCATCGCCGCCGGAGCCGACGAGGACGATGTCTGCGCCGCCGCACTGGCCACCTATCGCGGCACCGTCACCGCACTTCAGGAACGCATCGGCAAACTGACCGCGCAACGAGACGCCCTCAACGCCCGGCTGGACGCGGCAGCCAGCCTCCTCGTACCCGCCCGGTCACCCACCGGCACCGACCCGCATGACCTGATCGGCCGTCCCCTGCCGGCACTGCACTTCTACGCCACCGACGGCCGACCCGTCGACCTGGCCGCCCTCGGCCCGGGGCGAAGCGTCATCTTCATCTACCCCCTCACCGGCCGCCCCGGCCTGGACCTGCCGAACAGCCTGCTGGAGGTGACCGGCGCGCTGCGGGACACCGAACAACCCACCTGGTTCCGCGACCACCACGCCGAACTGCGCACCGCCGGGGCCGACCGGGTCTACGGGCTGTCCGCACAGTCCACCGGTTACCAGCGGGAACTCGTACACCGGCTGAGGCTGCCGTACCCACTGATCCCGGACCCACGACTCACCCTGGCCGCCGCCCTGGGCCTGCCCACCTTCACCGCCGGCGACATGACCCTGTACGAACGACTCACCCTGATCGTCGCCGACGACCTGATCGAGCATGTCTTCCATCCGATCCGCTACCCGGCGGCACACGCCCTGGACGTCATGCGCTGGCTGACCAAGAAACGCGTGAATCGGGCTCGACGAACCGAACGACCTCGTCCATAG
- the gyrA gene encoding intein-containing DNA gyrase subunit A produces MQRSYLDYAMSVIVGRALPDVRDGLKPVHRKILYAMFDSGYRPDRGYVKCSRVVGDVMGQFHPHGDSAIYDALVRMAQPWSLRYPLVDGNGNFGSPGNDPAAAMRYCLTGDVRIRAVDGSVRIGDVVPGAAPSSETDIDLKVRDRNGDLVRASKFFHSGEHPTLRLRTREGYELTGTHNHPVLCLVDVAGVPTLLWKLLAEVSPGDRVVLQRSVPDEIGYPMLEHVEAAVLAGAFVSEGWVSENRAGFNNVDREFFVRVLAAYDLAVGGSRYASERVIASGSVLHELDIQDLSALRASILGELVGARSADKFVPEFVWQGPAAIKRAFLQALFEGDGSSSLLPRNTMQISYSTRSERLAREVQQLLLEFGVVSWQCRYDDGEIKVVITNRRDARIFAAHVGFLGRKQAKLESELASVPASSTALSSDHVPLVGDFIREHGASRWTERDWLRRHNVDRIERWERDRDEIAARITNAEVLDVVEPLVDGRFYYAEVAEVADAGVQPVYSIRVDTDDHSFVSDGFVSHNTECKLDPLAMEMLRDIDEDTVDLQDNYDGRAKEPTILPSRIPNLLVNGSEGIAVGMATKIPPHNLREIGAAVQWCLENPEADEPTTLEALLGIVKGPDFPTYGLIVGQAGIQDAYRTGRGSIRMRAVVEVEEDKRGRPALVVSELPYQVNPDNLAERIAELIKEGKLAGIADIRDESSGRTGMRIVLVLKRDAVAKVVLNNLYKHTQLQETFGANMLALVDGVPRTLNLAQFLRYYVEHQIEVIRRRTAFRLRKAEERAHILRGLSKALDALDEVIALIRRSPTVEDARQGLIRLLEIDEIQATAILDMQLRRLAALERQRILDDLAKLELEIADLKDILAKPERQRRIVSEELGEIVAKWGDDRRTQIIPFDGEVSMEDLIAREDVVVTITRTGYAKRTKVDLYRSQRRGGKGVSGATLRQDDIVSHFFVCSTHDWILFFTNKGRVYRAKAYELPEASRVAKGQHVANLLAFQPDEQIAQIIEIPNYQVAPYLVLATKNGLVKKTRLEEFDSNRSGGIIAINLRDEDELVGAALVGPTDDLLLVSKNAQAIRFNATDEALRPMGRATSGVIGMRFSDDDELLAMEVVREGLDVLVATNGGYAKRTPIEEYPVQGRGGKGVLTAKITERRGGLVGAVVIDPDDELFAITSNGGVIRTPVKPVRRTRDRNTMGVKLMDLPDGVTIVAIARNADEPDEQD; encoded by the coding sequence ATGCAGCGCTCCTACCTCGACTACGCGATGAGCGTGATCGTCGGTCGGGCGCTGCCGGACGTCCGGGACGGGCTCAAGCCGGTCCACCGCAAGATCCTGTACGCCATGTTCGACTCGGGCTACCGGCCCGACCGGGGCTACGTGAAGTGCTCCCGGGTCGTCGGCGACGTGATGGGCCAGTTCCACCCGCACGGCGACTCGGCCATCTACGACGCCCTGGTCCGGATGGCCCAGCCCTGGTCGCTGCGCTACCCCCTGGTCGACGGCAACGGCAACTTCGGTTCGCCTGGAAATGATCCAGCTGCGGCGATGCGTTATTGTCTGACCGGAGATGTCCGTATTCGTGCTGTCGACGGCAGTGTGCGGATCGGGGACGTGGTCCCGGGCGCAGCGCCGAGCAGCGAGACCGACATCGACCTCAAGGTCCGCGACCGCAACGGCGACCTGGTCCGGGCGTCGAAGTTCTTCCACTCCGGCGAGCACCCGACGCTTCGGCTGCGCACCCGCGAGGGGTACGAGCTGACCGGTACCCACAACCACCCGGTGCTCTGCCTGGTGGACGTGGCCGGGGTGCCGACCCTGCTCTGGAAGCTGCTCGCCGAGGTCTCCCCGGGCGACCGGGTGGTCCTCCAGCGCAGCGTGCCCGACGAGATCGGCTACCCGATGCTGGAGCACGTCGAGGCCGCCGTCCTCGCGGGCGCCTTCGTCAGCGAGGGATGGGTCTCCGAGAACCGAGCCGGCTTCAACAATGTCGACCGCGAGTTCTTCGTCCGCGTCTTGGCGGCCTACGACCTCGCCGTCGGCGGTTCTCGGTACGCCTCCGAGCGGGTCATCGCCTCCGGGAGCGTCCTGCACGAGCTCGACATCCAGGATCTGTCCGCGCTGCGGGCCAGCATCCTCGGTGAACTGGTCGGCGCGCGTAGCGCGGACAAGTTCGTGCCGGAGTTCGTCTGGCAGGGGCCGGCCGCGATCAAGCGAGCCTTCCTCCAGGCCCTCTTCGAGGGGGACGGCTCCTCCTCGCTGCTGCCCCGCAACACCATGCAGATCTCGTACTCCACCCGCAGCGAGCGACTCGCCCGCGAGGTGCAGCAGTTGCTGCTGGAGTTCGGTGTCGTCAGCTGGCAGTGCCGGTACGACGACGGTGAGATCAAGGTCGTGATCACCAACCGCCGCGACGCCCGGATCTTCGCCGCTCACGTCGGCTTCCTCGGCCGCAAGCAGGCCAAGCTGGAGTCGGAGCTGGCCTCCGTGCCAGCCAGCAGCACGGCCCTCTCCAGCGACCACGTGCCGCTGGTCGGTGACTTCATCCGCGAGCACGGCGCCAGCCGCTGGACCGAGCGGGACTGGCTGCGCCGGCACAACGTGGACCGGATCGAGCGGTGGGAGCGGGACCGCGACGAGATCGCCGCCCGGATCACCAACGCCGAAGTGCTCGACGTGGTCGAGCCGTTGGTCGACGGCCGCTTCTACTACGCCGAGGTGGCCGAGGTCGCCGACGCGGGCGTGCAGCCGGTCTACAGCATCCGGGTGGACACCGACGACCACTCGTTCGTCTCCGACGGGTTCGTCAGCCACAACACGGAGTGCAAGCTCGACCCGCTGGCGATGGAGATGCTGCGGGACATCGACGAGGACACCGTCGACCTGCAGGACAACTACGACGGTCGGGCCAAGGAGCCCACCATCCTGCCGTCCCGGATCCCGAACCTGCTGGTCAACGGCTCCGAGGGCATCGCGGTCGGCATGGCCACCAAGATCCCGCCGCACAACCTGCGGGAGATCGGGGCGGCGGTGCAGTGGTGCCTGGAGAACCCGGAGGCGGACGAGCCGACCACCCTCGAAGCGCTGCTGGGAATCGTCAAGGGCCCGGACTTCCCCACCTACGGTCTGATCGTCGGCCAGGCGGGCATTCAGGACGCGTACCGGACCGGTCGTGGTTCGATCCGGATGCGGGCCGTGGTCGAGGTCGAGGAGGACAAGCGCGGCCGGCCGGCCCTGGTGGTCAGCGAGCTGCCGTACCAGGTGAACCCGGACAACCTGGCCGAGCGGATCGCTGAGCTGATCAAGGAGGGCAAGCTAGCCGGCATCGCCGACATCCGCGACGAGTCCTCCGGGCGTACCGGTATGCGGATCGTGCTGGTGCTCAAGCGCGACGCCGTTGCGAAGGTGGTGCTGAACAACCTCTACAAGCACACCCAGCTTCAGGAGACCTTCGGCGCCAACATGCTGGCGCTGGTCGACGGGGTGCCGCGCACCTTGAACCTGGCGCAGTTCCTCCGCTACTACGTCGAGCACCAGATCGAGGTGATCCGGCGGCGGACGGCCTTCCGGCTGCGCAAGGCGGAGGAGCGGGCGCACATCCTGCGCGGTCTGTCCAAGGCGCTGGACGCCCTGGACGAGGTGATCGCTCTTATCCGGCGTTCGCCGACGGTGGAGGACGCCCGGCAGGGCCTGATCCGGCTGCTGGAGATCGACGAGATCCAGGCGACCGCGATTCTGGACATGCAGTTGCGTCGGCTGGCCGCGTTGGAGCGGCAGCGGATCCTCGACGACCTGGCCAAGTTGGAGCTGGAGATCGCCGACCTCAAGGACATCCTGGCCAAGCCGGAGCGGCAGCGGCGGATCGTCTCGGAGGAGTTGGGTGAGATCGTCGCGAAGTGGGGCGACGATCGGCGTACCCAGATCATCCCGTTCGACGGCGAGGTCTCCATGGAGGACCTCATCGCCCGGGAGGACGTGGTGGTCACGATCACCCGTACCGGGTACGCCAAGCGGACGAAGGTCGACCTTTACCGCTCTCAGCGGCGTGGTGGCAAGGGTGTCAGCGGGGCGACTCTGCGGCAGGACGACATCGTCAGCCACTTCTTCGTGTGCTCGACGCATGACTGGATCCTGTTCTTCACCAATAAGGGGCGGGTCTACCGGGCCAAGGCGTATGAGCTTCCTGAGGCCAGTAGGGTGGCCAAGGGTCAGCATGTGGCGAACCTGCTCGCCTTCCAACCGGATGAGCAGATCGCGCAGATCATCGAGATTCCGAACTACCAGGTGGCTCCCTATCTGGTCCTGGCGACGAAGAACGGCCTGGTGAAGAAGACGCGGCTTGAGGAGTTCGACTCCAACCGGTCCGGCGGCATCATCGCGATCAACCTGCGCGATGAGGACGAGCTGGTCGGTGCTGCGCTGGTTGGCCCCACCGATGATCTGCTGCTGGTCTCCAAGAACGCCCAGGCGATCCGGTTCAACGCCACTGATGAGGCGCTGCGGCCGATGGGTCGGGCCACTTCGGGTGTGATCGGTATGCGGTTCAGCGATGATGACGAGTTGTTGGCCATGGAGGTCGTCCGGGAGGGCCTGGACGTCCTGGTGGCCACGAACGGCGGATACGCGAAACGTACCCCGATCGAGGAATACCCGGTGCAGGGCCGGGGAGGTAAGGGTGTGCTGACTGCGAAGATCACCGAGCGGCGCGGTGGTCTGGTCGGCGCTGTGGTGATCGACCCGGACGACGAGCTGTTCGCCATCACCAGCAACGGTGGCGTCATCCGGACTCCGGTGAAGCCTGTACGCCGCACGCGTGACAGGAACACAATGGGGGTCAAGCTGATGGACCTTCCGGATGGCGTGACTATCGTGGCGATTGCTCGCAATGCCGACGAGCCTGACGAACAGGACTAG
- a CDS encoding DUF721 domain-containing protein gives MPDESKHHPAEGSDRTPGGTPEVPEGVSGPELARAVLDAAKARRAAAARPRRRTTDGAGGERRLRGYSGPGPDPRDPQPLGAVLNRLVKARGWQQPAAEATVFGAWERVVGAEVAQHSRPVKLENGELTVEARSTAWATQLRLLAGSLLQQIGREIGHNVVRKLHIHGPAAPSWSRGPRRVRGRGPRDTYG, from the coding sequence GTGCCGGATGAGTCGAAACACCACCCCGCCGAGGGCAGCGACCGGACACCGGGCGGGACTCCCGAGGTGCCGGAGGGGGTGTCCGGGCCGGAACTGGCCCGGGCGGTGCTCGACGCGGCCAAGGCCCGCCGGGCCGCGGCCGCACGCCCCCGCCGCCGTACCACCGACGGGGCCGGCGGTGAACGGCGGCTGCGCGGCTACTCCGGCCCCGGACCGGACCCCCGCGACCCCCAACCCCTCGGTGCCGTGCTGAACCGACTGGTCAAGGCGCGAGGTTGGCAACAACCGGCCGCCGAGGCGACCGTCTTCGGGGCCTGGGAACGGGTCGTCGGAGCGGAGGTGGCCCAACACAGCCGACCGGTCAAGCTGGAGAACGGCGAATTGACCGTGGAGGCCCGGTCCACCGCCTGGGCCACCCAACTGCGCCTGCTAGCCGGCTCCCTGCTGCAACAGATCGGCCGTGAGATCGGCCACAATGTCGTACGCAAACTGCACATCCACGGCCCGGCCGCGCCCTCCTGGTCCCGGGGCCCCCGCCGGGTACGCGGCCGAGGCCCCCGCGACACCTACGGCTGA
- the gnd gene encoding phosphogluconate dehydrogenase (NAD(+)-dependent, decarboxylating) gives MQLGLVGLGRMGGNMRERLRAAGHEVVGLDHNAELSDVANVAELAEKLAAPRAVWVMVPAAVTDATIDELAEVLGEGDIIIDGGNSRFSDDAPRAERLNKRGIGYVDVGVSGGVWGRQNGYGLMVGGSEEHVERLMPIFEALKPESEYGFVHAGPVGAGHYAKMVHNGIEYGLMHAYAEGYELMTASELVTNVPGVIKSWREGTVVRSWLLDLLDRALDEDPELAQLTDYTEDTGEGRWTVDEAVRLAVPLHVITASLYARFASRQEESPALKAVSALRQQFGGHAVRKR, from the coding sequence ATGCAGCTCGGCCTGGTAGGCCTCGGTCGGATGGGCGGCAACATGCGCGAGCGACTGCGCGCCGCCGGACACGAGGTGGTCGGTTTGGACCACAACGCGGAGCTGAGTGATGTCGCGAACGTCGCGGAACTGGCCGAGAAGTTGGCGGCCCCCCGCGCGGTCTGGGTGATGGTGCCCGCCGCCGTCACCGACGCCACCATCGACGAACTGGCCGAGGTGCTCGGCGAAGGCGACATCATCATCGACGGCGGCAACTCGCGCTTCAGCGACGACGCCCCGCGCGCCGAACGCCTCAACAAGCGCGGCATCGGCTACGTCGACGTGGGGGTCTCCGGGGGTGTCTGGGGCCGGCAGAACGGCTACGGCCTGATGGTCGGAGGCTCCGAGGAGCACGTCGAGCGACTCATGCCGATCTTCGAGGCCCTCAAGCCCGAGAGCGAGTACGGCTTCGTGCACGCCGGTCCGGTCGGTGCCGGCCACTACGCCAAGATGGTGCACAACGGCATCGAGTACGGCCTGATGCACGCCTACGCCGAGGGCTACGAGCTGATGACCGCCTCCGAGCTGGTCACCAACGTGCCCGGGGTGATCAAGTCCTGGCGGGAAGGCACCGTGGTGCGCTCCTGGCTGCTGGACCTGCTCGACCGGGCGCTCGACGAGGACCCGGAGTTGGCCCAGCTGACCGACTACACCGAGGACACCGGCGAGGGCCGCTGGACGGTCGACGAGGCGGTCCGCCTGGCCGTACCCCTACACGTCATCACCGCCTCGCTGTACGCCCGGTTCGCCTCCCGCCAGGAGGAGTCGCCGGCCCTGAAGGCCGTCTCCGCACTGCGCCAACAGTTCGGCGGCCACGCCGTACGCAAGCGCTGA
- the recF gene encoding DNA replication/repair protein RecF (All proteins in this family for which functions are known are DNA-binding proteins that assist the filamentation of RecA onto DNA for the initiation of recombination or recombinational repair.): protein MYVRRLELVDFRSYERIGVDLEPGPNILIGANGVGKTNLVEALGYVATLDSHRVATDAPLVRMGASAAVIRCAVVHQGRELLVELEIVPGKANRARLGRSPARRARDVLGALRLVLFAPEDLELVRGDPAERRRYLDDLLVLRQPRYAGVRADYDRVVKQRNALLRTAYLARKTGGTRGGDLSTLAVWDTHLARHGAELLAGRLELVAALTPHVAKAYEAVAAGRGAATIAYRPCVELTEPIADRENLAKLLAAALEQQRSAEIERGTTLVGPHRDDLTLSLGPLPAKGYASHGESWSYALALRLAGYDLLRDDGIEPVLVLDDVFAELDAGRRERLAELVSGASQLLVTCAVADDVPEALRGARYEVAEGTVRRAG from the coding sequence GTGTACGTCCGCCGGCTCGAACTGGTCGACTTCCGCTCGTACGAGCGGATCGGTGTCGACCTCGAACCGGGACCGAACATCCTGATCGGCGCCAACGGGGTCGGCAAGACCAACCTGGTGGAGGCGCTCGGCTACGTGGCGACCCTGGACTCCCACCGGGTCGCCACGGACGCGCCACTGGTCCGGATGGGTGCCTCCGCCGCGGTGATCCGGTGCGCGGTCGTACACCAGGGTCGGGAACTGCTCGTCGAACTGGAGATCGTGCCCGGTAAGGCCAACCGGGCCCGACTGGGCCGCTCCCCGGCCCGCCGCGCCCGCGACGTGCTCGGCGCACTACGGCTGGTGCTCTTCGCCCCGGAGGATCTCGAACTCGTCCGGGGCGACCCCGCCGAACGCCGCCGCTACCTGGACGACCTGCTGGTGCTGCGCCAACCCCGCTACGCGGGCGTACGCGCCGACTACGACCGGGTGGTCAAACAACGCAACGCCCTGCTGCGTACCGCGTACCTGGCCCGCAAGACCGGCGGCACCCGCGGCGGGGACCTGTCCACCCTGGCCGTCTGGGACACCCACCTGGCCCGACACGGCGCCGAACTGCTCGCCGGCCGACTGGAACTGGTCGCCGCGTTGACCCCACACGTCGCCAAGGCGTACGAGGCGGTCGCCGCCGGGCGGGGCGCGGCCACCATCGCCTACCGGCCCTGCGTCGAACTGACCGAGCCGATCGCCGACCGGGAGAACCTCGCCAAACTGCTCGCCGCCGCCCTGGAGCAGCAACGTTCCGCCGAGATCGAGCGGGGCACCACCCTGGTCGGCCCGCACCGCGACGACCTGACCCTCAGCCTCGGACCCCTGCCCGCCAAGGGGTACGCCAGCCACGGCGAATCCTGGTCGTACGCCCTGGCGCTGCGGCTGGCCGGCTACGACCTGCTGCGCGACGACGGCATCGAACCCGTACTCGTCCTCGACGACGTCTTCGCCGAACTGGACGCCGGCCGCCGGGAACGGCTCGCCGAACTGGTCAGCGGGGCCAGTCAACTGCTGGTCACCTGCGCGGTCGCCGACGACGTACCCGAGGCCCTCCGCGGCGCCCGGTACGAGGTGGCGGAGGGGACGGTACGACGTGCCGGATGA
- a CDS encoding DLW-39 family protein, protein MFKKLLILAGVVGVAAVVAMKMKEANDERALWHEATTSPDLR, encoded by the coding sequence ATGTTCAAGAAGCTGCTGATCCTGGCTGGTGTCGTCGGTGTGGCCGCCGTGGTGGCCATGAAGATGAAGGAAGCCAACGACGAGCGCGCCCTCTGGCACGAGGCGACCACCTCGCCGGACCTGCGCTGA